The following are from one region of the Arachis duranensis cultivar V14167 chromosome 10, aradu.V14167.gnm2.J7QH, whole genome shotgun sequence genome:
- the LOC107471923 gene encoding uncharacterized protein LOC107471923 isoform X1, with protein sequence MTGPAACPREKKKRRVFLENKIIAVEQREELWEEDEAFRRTLSSSRSKNLKQRSPNHSNRPKRRCRCLRRQWSLRERLASGQTHVPIVSFSHPFLWPPSMVRCRKVSQLVRHSQTILRFYAIRRRRRDQVEVLKNQLQLAKTLNKPASVHCVRAFGELLEMMKSMGPFPAGVILHSYLGSAEMVPEFSKLGAYFSFSGFLMSLKANKAKKMLQMVPSDRILLETDAPDALPKSNIDSLFFVDGDPSLPEEPQGRSSTSSSASGTSLNDGSQVLTDASTLPKETLNHPANIHLVLDYVASMLEITKEELAELSYQNAVRVFSYEGSKVLHA encoded by the exons ATGACTGGACCGGCTGCATGTCCaagggagaaaaaaaagagaagggtATTTTTGGAAAATAAGATAATAGCGGTGGAGCAAAGGGAAGAGTTGTGGGAGGAAGATGAAGCTTTTCGACGCACACTGTCATCTTCAAGATCCAAGAATCTTAAGCAACGTTCCCCAAATCATAGCAACCGCCCAAAGCGTAGGTGTCGCTGCCTTCGCCGTCAATGGAGTCTCCGAGAAAGACTGGCTTCAGGTCAAACACATGTCCCAATCGTATCCTTCAGTCATCCCTTCCTTTGGCCTCCATCCATGGTTCGTTGCAGAAAGGTCTCCCAATTGGTTCGACACTCTCAAACAATTCTTCGATTCTACGCCATCCGCCGCCGTCGGAGAG atcaggtTGAAGTACTCAAGAACCAGCTTCAACTTGCAAAAACGTTAAACAAGCCAGCATCTGTACACTGTGTTCGTGCCTTCGGTGAACTTCTTGAGATGATGAA GTCAATGGGACCTTTTCCTGCCGGTGTTATTCTTCATTCTTACCTAGGATCTGCAGAGATGGTTCCTGAATTTTCAAAGCTCGGTgcttatttttccttctcagGGTTTCTAATGTCATTAAAAGCAAATAAGGCAAAGAAAATGCTGCAGATG GTCCCTTCTGATAGAATTTTGTTGGAGACTGATGCACCTGATGCACTGCCAAAGTCAAACATAGATTCTCTTTTTTTCGTCGATGGAGATCCTTCTCTCCCCGAGGAGCCTCAAGGTCGAAGCTCAACATCATCCTCAGCATCGGGTACATCGCTTAATGACGGGTCCCAAGTCTTAACAGATGCTTCGACGTTGCCAAAGGAAACTCTAAATCATCCAGCCAACATACATCTG GTACTTGATTATGTTGCATCAATGCTAGAGATTACAAAAGAAGAGCTTGCTGAACTAAGTTATCAAAACGCAGTGCGAGTATTCTCCTATGAAGGTTCGAAAGTACTCCACGCATAA
- the LOC107471923 gene encoding uncharacterized protein LOC107471923 isoform X2, translating to MKLFDAHCHLQDPRILSNVPQIIATAQSVGVAAFAVNGVSEKDWLQVKHMSQSYPSVIPSFGLHPWFVAERSPNWFDTLKQFFDSTPSAAVGEIGLDKGSHGRNVDFSDQVEVLKNQLQLAKTLNKPASVHCVRAFGELLEMMKSMGPFPAGVILHSYLGSAEMVPEFSKLGAYFSFSGFLMSLKANKAKKMLQMVPSDRILLETDAPDALPKSNIDSLFFVDGDPSLPEEPQGRSSTSSSASGTSLNDGSQVLTDASTLPKETLNHPANIHLVLDYVASMLEITKEELAELSYQNAVRVFSYEGSKVLHA from the exons ATGAAGCTTTTCGACGCACACTGTCATCTTCAAGATCCAAGAATCTTAAGCAACGTTCCCCAAATCATAGCAACCGCCCAAAGCGTAGGTGTCGCTGCCTTCGCCGTCAATGGAGTCTCCGAGAAAGACTGGCTTCAGGTCAAACACATGTCCCAATCGTATCCTTCAGTCATCCCTTCCTTTGGCCTCCATCCATGGTTCGTTGCAGAAAGGTCTCCCAATTGGTTCGACACTCTCAAACAATTCTTCGATTCTACGCCATCCGCCGCCGTCGGAGAG ATTGGTCTTGACAAAGGATCTCATGGAAGGAAcgttgatttttcagatcaggtTGAAGTACTCAAGAACCAGCTTCAACTTGCAAAAACGTTAAACAAGCCAGCATCTGTACACTGTGTTCGTGCCTTCGGTGAACTTCTTGAGATGATGAA GTCAATGGGACCTTTTCCTGCCGGTGTTATTCTTCATTCTTACCTAGGATCTGCAGAGATGGTTCCTGAATTTTCAAAGCTCGGTgcttatttttccttctcagGGTTTCTAATGTCATTAAAAGCAAATAAGGCAAAGAAAATGCTGCAGATG GTCCCTTCTGATAGAATTTTGTTGGAGACTGATGCACCTGATGCACTGCCAAAGTCAAACATAGATTCTCTTTTTTTCGTCGATGGAGATCCTTCTCTCCCCGAGGAGCCTCAAGGTCGAAGCTCAACATCATCCTCAGCATCGGGTACATCGCTTAATGACGGGTCCCAAGTCTTAACAGATGCTTCGACGTTGCCAAAGGAAACTCTAAATCATCCAGCCAACATACATCTG GTACTTGATTATGTTGCATCAATGCTAGAGATTACAAAAGAAGAGCTTGCTGAACTAAGTTATCAAAACGCAGTGCGAGTATTCTCCTATGAAGGTTCGAAAGTACTCCACGCATAA
- the LOC107471924 gene encoding protein CYSTEINE-RICH TRANSMEMBRANE MODULE 7: MSQAYHVRHDSPYSSTPTGYPTTDPYPPPPAGQGYQGYFHGIGGVGGFPPPPSAPPPPPPLRPYNQYPDNYGSRCPSLLRTCLAALCCCCILEEWCI; this comes from the exons ATGAGTCAGGCTTACCATGTTAGGCATGATTCTCCCTACTCATCAACCCCCACAG GGTATCCTACTACGGATCCATATCCTCCTCCACCAGCCGGACAAGGGTATCAAGGATACTTCCACGGAATAGGAGGAGTAGGAGGCTTTCCTCCACCACCATCTGCACCGCCACCGCCTCCGCCTCTTCGGCCTTATAACCAATACCCGGACAACTATGGTAGTCGTTGTCCATCTCTTCTCAGAACCTG TTTGGCTGCTCTTTGTTGCTGTTGCATTTTGGAAGAATGGTGCATATAG